NNNNNNNNNNNNNNNNNNNNNNNNNNNNNNNNNNNNNNNNNNNNNNNNNNNNNNNNNNNNNNNNNNNNNNNNNNNNNNNNNNNNNNNNNNNNNNNNNNNNNNNNNNNNNNNNNNNNNNNNNNNNNNNNNNNNNNNNNNNNctcaaaaaattaaaatatttttttttaagaatttaagTCGTATACATCCATAAAGTCATGTACATATTACAGTTTAGTCACTTATAACAGGTTATTATCGTGCTATTGTCTAAGTTGTTGTATCATATTATCttaagattatttatttatctattgtTAATATAGAGGTGAAGTCTGGAATTTTAAATAACGATATTTCTTGCTATTGATTTCCAATagtttgatatttatataataaataatttttaaaaataaatataaaatttaagttaagtATTACCTTAAttacaattaatcaatttaattaaacttAGATATATGGTCTATGTAAGGATAACACAATTTATTAAACTCATGACCAAAATATGTATCAaaactcctttttattttcttttaccaaaacatacaCTAAAAGATTATAATGTTGAAttaatattagtattatttttctctAAACCACCCAGTATGCctctataataataaataaaacataaacccCATTTTCTCTCCTATAGCAAAAGAATCAGTTGCCCTCCTGATTTAAATCCATCAAGGACAACTGTCATTACAGAAAGATACACACTGCCCACTTTTGTCACTTAACAAGCcaaaatactaattaattaaaataaataaatagctaaaaaagatttaataagaaaaaaaataatttggtaGTGCTTGAAAGTTAACTTGAGTAAGTATttgtaacaaaataaaatcaataatgattatattactataatttaaatttaaatttaaattttgaatataaaatttctgatacaaatataaatatagtcAAATCTAAGGCGATATTGATTATCATGGCGAAAAAAAGTACTACTATTAAGAAACATCCAACACCCTCTCTCCCTAAAGAGTTTGGGGGTTCACTGAACCGATCGACGAGCATTTTTTATTAGGGATTCACGggttaatatacatatatatataagatcgATGTAAAAGTTATTGAGTTCGATCGAGCTTACGAACCCCCACCTAGCTCTGCTTCCACCTCTACCATACATACAtaacaataaacaaaaaaaaaaaaagagaggataaaataggaaagaaaagGTTCTCTTGAAGTTGATAAGGTATATAAGCCATCCTTTCATCATAAGAATAGAATGTATCTACTTCTAAATCAACACCACCTtactaattttttcaaatatttttctctctctctttttatattatactaaaaagaGTTAAATATACTCTTAGTAGTATTTCATACttatataaaaacattttttttcctcATTTCTTGAAGAGAATTAGTTGATCTCAATTATTTTACTCCTctctcaagcattatggagatTCATAGTCATAGATATTTGGAGTTGTGGCAAAAAATGTTATAGGTTATGACTTGCACTAATTATGAAATGGCTTTCTTTCCAACAAATTTTATGCTACAAACTCCTCATAATGAAGATGAACATCAACCTTCAACTTCTCTCAATCCCATTCTTCCCTCATGCTCACCTCAAGACTTCCATGGTTTGATttcttttcctaattttaaagatttctttaattaatttattaattgttttaataaaCTTCTTCTTCTAGTTAGGTGTTTGAACATTATTTGCAAATATTATTCACAAATCAATGTTTGTTTCAcaattttgtttatttcaaCTTGAAATAGACAATATGAAGTTAAAAGACTATTTTGACTAATAACAACAACTGAGATCTGTGGAAGAAGGTAGAGTGTGCACAGACCTTACCCTGCTTCACAAATCtctagttcttttttttttctctcgaTGTTCAAACACAATTTCAACTTCGGATACTCTTTTCAACTTCAACAAGATATTATATTgtcttacattatttttttttaaatgtgtgTGTGGGGTAGGTATTGCTTCATTTTTGGGAAAAAGATCTATGTCATTTTCTGGGATGGATGGAAACAATGGTTGTGAGGAAAATCATGGAGAAGATGATTTGTCTGATGATGGATCACAAGCTGGGGAGAAGAAAAGAAGACTGAATATGGAACAAGTAAAAACTCTTGAGAAAAATTTTGAGTTAGGTAACAAACTTGAACCTGAAAGGAAAATGCAATTAGCAAGAGCTTTAGGGTTACAACCAAGACAAATTGCAATTTGGTTTCAAAATAGAAGAGCAAGATGGAAGACTAAGCAATTGGAGAAAGATTATGAAGTTCTTAAGAGACAATTTGATGCTATCAAAGCTGAAAATGATGCTTtacaaactcaaaatcaaaaGCTTCATGCAGAGGTAtgtaacaaattttataaattctatACATCGTTATCGTGAGTATcgagtgtatttttttttttacattatcaGATTATCATATAAAGAATATCGAACAAGTAAAATATGTTATCTGCTGAAATAAGTAAAGATATGGTATAATAATGATGTATATAGAATCCTTTTATTTGTTGTGTAGGAATTAAATAAcataatgtttgttttcttggAGAGGTGTAGGGAGAAATATTTGAAACAATTgaacatataataatatgtttttatttttattttattttagttatcaaaatttaacaagaatatGCTATTTTGGTGAAATATTGGACCTTTTCATGATATATACTCTATAATGCATTATTTtcagtaaaaataaataaattcttcacatgtttttctttcaaattgatttgacTTCTTCTCATCAggatgaattttaatgaaagcTCTAAAAAAGAAGAGACATATATTGATCATTAATTTCTAGCTAGTAGGACTATAGTAGTACCTCCAATCacaaatatcatcatcatcaaccccttttttcctttttattatattaatatattatattacttctatattataattattttggtcaAT
The window above is part of the Solanum pennellii chromosome 5, SPENNV200 genome. Proteins encoded here:
- the LOC107020825 gene encoding homeobox-leucine zipper protein ATHB-13-like, whose protein sequence is MTCTNYEMAFFPTNFMLQTPHNEDEHQPSTSLNPILPSCSPQDFHGIASFLGKRSMSFSGMDGNNGCEENHGEDDLSDDGSQAGEKKRRLNMEQVKTLEKNFELGNKLEPERKMQLARALGLQPRQIAIWFQNRRARWKTKQLEKDYEVLKRQFDAIKAENDALQTQNQKLHAEIMSLKNREQPTESINLNKETEGSCSNRSENSSEIKLDISRTPAIDSPLSNHHPNISSRPFFPPSMIRSNNNNNGVVVPHQLFHINSSSSRQDLKLMDQNNATNNNSSSVKEESLSNMFCGIDDQTSFWPWLEQQHFN